In the genome of Pseudomonas putida, one region contains:
- the rpsM gene encoding 30S ribosomal protein S13, producing MARIAGVNIPDNKHTVISLTYIYGVGRTTAQKICADAGVNPAAKIKDLSDEQIETLRGEVAKFTTEGDLRRDINMKIKRLMDLGCYRGLRHRKGLPVRGQRTKTNARTRKGPRKPIRK from the coding sequence ATGGCCCGTATTGCAGGCGTCAACATTCCAGATAACAAGCACACTGTTATCTCGCTGACCTACATCTATGGTGTCGGTCGCACAACTGCACAGAAGATCTGTGCAGACGCTGGTGTAAATCCAGCCGCTAAGATCAAGGATCTGAGCGACGAGCAAATCGAAACCCTGCGTGGCGAAGTCGCGAAGTTCACCACCGAAGGTGACCTGCGCCGTGACATCAACATGAAGATCAAACGCTTGATGGACCTGGGTTGCTACCGCGGCCTGCGTCATCGTAAAGGTCTGCCGGTTCGCGGTCAGCGCACCAAGACCAACGCACGCACCCGTAAGGGCCCGCGTAAGCCGATCCGCAAGTAA
- the rpmJ gene encoding 50S ribosomal protein L36, giving the protein MKVRASVKKLCRNCKIIRREGIVRVICSAEPRHKQRQG; this is encoded by the coding sequence ATGAAAGTTCGTGCATCGGTGAAAAAGCTGTGCCGCAACTGCAAGATCATTCGTCGCGAAGGTATCGTGCGCGTGATCTGCAGCGCGGAACCGCGTCACAAGCAGCGCCAAGGCTGA